In Leucobacter sp. CX169, a single genomic region encodes these proteins:
- a CDS encoding polyprenol monophosphomannose synthase, whose translation MPSYNEAATIGAVIARVRAAVPHADILVVDDASPDGTGAIVDALAAQDPAVRVLHRPGKLGLGTAYIAGFECALAEGYTVAIEIDADGSHLPEQLPSLLKAVAGGADLALGSRWVPGGVIHGWPRYRQWISRAGTAVTRLVLGSRLRDATSGFRAIRASALASVPLGTLTSHGYGFQVELAWTLERFGASIVEVPITFVEREGGRSKMSAAIVLEALYAVLRWGFMRRFRPGRLPTPVAGTPLSKSK comes from the coding sequence ATGCCGAGCTACAACGAGGCGGCCACCATCGGGGCCGTGATCGCGCGAGTGCGCGCCGCGGTCCCGCACGCCGACATCTTGGTCGTCGACGACGCGAGCCCCGACGGCACGGGCGCGATCGTCGACGCGTTGGCGGCGCAGGATCCGGCCGTTCGCGTGCTGCATCGGCCGGGAAAGTTGGGCCTCGGGACGGCGTACATCGCGGGGTTTGAGTGTGCACTCGCCGAGGGCTACACAGTGGCCATCGAGATCGACGCCGACGGGTCGCACCTGCCCGAGCAGCTCCCGTCTCTGCTCAAGGCGGTCGCGGGAGGGGCCGATCTCGCCCTGGGTTCGCGCTGGGTCCCCGGAGGCGTCATTCACGGCTGGCCGCGATATCGACAGTGGATCTCACGCGCGGGCACCGCGGTGACGCGCCTGGTGCTCGGTTCTCGGCTGCGCGACGCGACGAGCGGGTTCCGCGCCATCCGGGCGAGTGCACTCGCGTCGGTGCCCCTCGGCACCCTCACCTCACACGGCTATGGTTTTCAGGTCGAACTCGCCTGGACGCTTGAGCGGTTCGGGGCGAGCATCGTCGAGGTTCCGATCACTTTCGTCGAGCGCGAGGGCGGCAGGTCGAAGATGAGCGCCGCGATCGTGTTGGAGGCGCTCTATGCGGTGCTTCGGTGGGGATTCATGCGCCGGTTCCGGCCGGGCCGACTCCCCACACCGGTCGCCGGAACACCGCTTTCCAAATCGAAATAG
- a CDS encoding GntR family transcriptional regulator, which produces MTASPTPSKSQRVYDHLLEGVVGGRLVPGQNLNIGIIASETGVSMIPVREALRRLQSEGVIIVEHHRGARVAEVGPNAYRDVMQTQAVLEALAVSLSAPHLTLDELDHARELNRDMDAAHRDGDFHRYNEGSLEFHRILQSACPNRYLRETLERGQLRIAAVRAAVIGYSADIAERLSQEHTELLDRIAAGAVPAEIERLMREHRDGTSAHDADGLRALAGK; this is translated from the coding sequence ATGACCGCTTCCCCGACGCCGAGCAAGTCTCAACGGGTCTATGACCACCTGCTTGAGGGCGTCGTCGGCGGCCGGCTGGTTCCAGGTCAGAACTTGAATATCGGCATCATCGCGAGCGAGACCGGGGTGAGCATGATTCCGGTACGCGAGGCGCTGCGCCGCCTGCAGTCCGAGGGCGTGATCATCGTCGAGCACCATCGCGGCGCGCGCGTGGCGGAGGTGGGGCCGAACGCCTACCGCGACGTCATGCAGACGCAGGCCGTGCTCGAGGCGCTCGCTGTGTCCCTCTCGGCCCCGCACCTCACGCTTGACGAGCTCGACCACGCACGGGAACTCAACCGAGACATGGACGCGGCGCACCGAGACGGCGACTTCCACCGCTACAACGAAGGCAGCCTGGAGTTCCACCGGATCCTGCAGTCGGCCTGCCCGAACCGGTATTTGCGCGAGACGCTCGAGCGCGGGCAGCTGCGCATTGCCGCCGTCCGGGCGGCCGTCATCGGGTACAGCGCCGACATCGCCGAACGGCTGTCGCAGGAACACACCGAGCTGCTCGACCGCATCGCCGCGGGGGCGGTTCCCGCCGAGATTGAGCGGCTGATGCGCGAGCACCGCGACGGTACGTCTGCGCACGACGCCGACGGCCTGCGCGCGCTCGCGGGGAAGTAG
- a CDS encoding alpha/beta hydrolase yields MHALALDPQVIRWTIGGVPADEASAVAALAERPLLILMHGLGSHEGDLIGLVPLLPQGFVCASLRAPFAVAAPLTGGYTWFPESLQSADAAPESRAENAAWLAAQAVLEWLDDVEARVPGAQVTSAVMGFSQGGVMATSMLRARPQRFAAAVNCSGFTAPGVFPGDAELEALRPPLFWGRDVADPVIGAEAIARTATWLPTHSTLEAREYPGVGHSVSRDELDDVFVFLSQNVPGALPIR; encoded by the coding sequence ATGCACGCCCTCGCGCTCGATCCCCAGGTCATTCGTTGGACGATCGGCGGCGTGCCCGCCGACGAAGCCTCCGCAGTCGCCGCGCTCGCCGAACGGCCGCTGCTCATCCTCATGCACGGGCTCGGCTCGCACGAGGGTGACCTGATCGGGCTCGTGCCGCTGCTCCCCCAGGGCTTCGTCTGTGCGTCGCTGCGCGCACCGTTCGCGGTCGCCGCGCCTCTGACCGGCGGGTACACCTGGTTCCCTGAGTCGCTGCAGTCGGCTGACGCGGCCCCCGAGTCCCGTGCCGAGAACGCCGCCTGGCTGGCCGCGCAGGCGGTGCTGGAGTGGCTCGATGACGTCGAAGCGCGCGTGCCCGGCGCGCAGGTGACTTCCGCAGTGATGGGCTTTTCCCAGGGCGGGGTGATGGCCACCTCGATGCTGCGCGCGCGGCCGCAACGGTTTGCCGCGGCCGTCAACTGCTCGGGCTTCACCGCCCCTGGCGTGTTCCCGGGCGATGCCGAACTCGAAGCGCTCCGCCCGCCCCTGTTCTGGGGCCGAGACGTCGCCGACCCCGTCATCGGCGCAGAGGCAATCGCGCGCACCGCCACGTGGCTGCCGACGCACTCGACGCTCGAAGCGCGCGAGTACCCCGGCGTCGGCCACTCCGTCAGTCGTGACGAGCTCGACGACGTCTTCGTGTTCCTCTCTCAGAACGTGCCGGGGGCTCTGCCGATACGGTAG
- a CDS encoding glutamine amidotransferase, with protein sequence MQPFLLITTRDDDEVAAGEYASYCTLTGLEGDDLEWRRADQAPLGQLDLASYSGVILAGSPFTVSEPIERKSAVELRVERELAELLDEVVARDVPFLGVCYGIGTIGAHQGATVNNVYGETSQAVRIALTEAGLVDPLFRELPPEFEAFVGHKEAISDVPAHIAVLASSPSCPVQAFRVGENVYATQFHPELDQAAMAARVEAYSQHGYFAPETIGEILHGVATADVRASHLVLGRFVEQYARATPRTLSA encoded by the coding sequence ATGCAGCCGTTTCTCCTCATCACTACCCGCGACGACGACGAAGTCGCCGCCGGGGAGTATGCCTCGTATTGCACCCTCACGGGGCTCGAGGGCGACGACCTCGAATGGCGTCGCGCTGACCAGGCCCCGCTCGGCCAGCTCGACCTTGCCAGCTACTCCGGTGTGATCCTGGCGGGAAGCCCGTTCACCGTGAGCGAGCCCATCGAGCGTAAGTCAGCGGTCGAGCTGCGCGTCGAGCGAGAGCTCGCGGAACTGCTCGACGAAGTGGTGGCGCGAGACGTGCCGTTCCTCGGGGTCTGTTACGGCATCGGGACCATCGGCGCGCATCAGGGAGCCACCGTCAACAACGTCTACGGCGAGACCTCCCAGGCGGTGCGGATCGCGCTGACCGAGGCCGGGCTCGTCGACCCGCTGTTTCGGGAGCTGCCGCCGGAGTTCGAGGCGTTCGTCGGTCACAAGGAGGCTATCAGCGACGTCCCCGCGCATATCGCCGTGCTCGCGAGCTCGCCCAGCTGCCCGGTGCAGGCCTTCCGGGTGGGCGAGAACGTCTACGCGACCCAGTTCCACCCCGAGCTTGATCAGGCCGCGATGGCGGCCAGGGTCGAGGCCTACTCACAGCACGGCTACTTCGCCCCCGAGACGATCGGGGAGATCCTGCACGGCGTCGCCACCGCTGACGTCCGCGCCTCGCACCTCGTGCTGGGTCGGTTCGTCGAGCAGTACGCGCGCGCCACCCCGCGCACGCTGTCCGCCTAG